A region of the Thioploca ingrica genome:
ACCGGTAATCGTTAAATGAGGATTGTGAGTTAATATAATATTATAGCGACCGGGTAAGGGATAACCAATCGATTCATAAGTTTTACGTCCCATAATAATCGGTTTACCCATCGTTAATGCTTGAAAATGCTTTAAATCAGCCGGTAAATGCCATGGCAGGGCGTTACCACAACCGATTAATCTATTTTGGTCCATGGCGACACATAAACTAAGCATTTTAAATAACCTGATTATTGAATATATTAATTAAATATAGTGAATTATAAGTTATTTAGTGAGAATGAATTAAGTTTCACACCCAAGATATTAAGAAAATAAAACTGGATTGATGCTATCCAAAAGTTTGTCTTTCCTGGATTTCATGTCTTTCTTGACAATCAACACATTTAGTTGCGGTTGGTCTGGCTTCTAATCGACGGAGACCCACTTCAATCCCACAAGTTTCGCAAAAACCATATTCGCCGACTTCAATCCCTTTTAGTGCCTCATCAATTTTTTTAATTAATTTACGTTCTCGATCTCTGGCGCGCAATTCCAAGGTAAATTCCTCTTCTTGAGTGGCTCTATCATTCAAATCAGCAAAATTCACTGCCTCATCTTGCATATGATGTCGAGTTCGTTTTACTTCCGCTATTAATTGTTCTTTCCATTGCAATAAAATCTGCCGAAAATGTTCAAGTTGTTGGTCATTCATGTACTCTTCCCCCGGTCGCAACTGGTAAGGGGTAAAGTTCAATTCAT
Encoded here:
- a CDS encoding DnaK suppressor protein encodes the protein MSEIKMNELNFTPYQLRPGEEYMNDQQLEHFRQILLQWKEQLIAEVKRTRHHMQDEAVNFADLNDRATQEEEFTLELRARDRERKLIKKIDEALKGIEVGEYGFCETCGIEVGLRRLEARPTATKCVDCQERHEIQERQTFG